One genomic segment of Brassica napus cultivar Da-Ae chromosome A3, Da-Ae, whole genome shotgun sequence includes these proteins:
- the LOC106441029 gene encoding VIN3-like protein 2: MDSSVDGAAGDSSKSSGMSVEEKIHLVYELSAQPHLATEVLQAWSRKDILQILCAEMGKERKYTGLTKVKLIETLLKTISKKNSGDHDGNKRGSSDSLPLHRNSKRPRKVDNPTRYVVPTISNASVSCNNLACRAVMGQGDSFCRRCSCCICLKYDDNKDPSLWLTCSSDPPFEGDSCGFSCHLECAFKSEKSGLARDKEGEEECCFYCVSCGKPNSLLECWKKQLTIAKETRRVDVLSYRLLLVQKLIKGSTKFSNVCEVVDEAVKSLEADVGPLSGLPMKMGRGIVNRLGSGPDVQKLCSSALESLQPLETKPSYGLRNEVSADTAPTKIRFEDVNATSLTVILASNDLTSPANIVHYSIWHRKVTEKEYQEKSTCTLFTPNARFVVSGLAPASEYCFKVVSFSGTREVGVDEINVLTRSSPEEVVERSESPLTNCSTLSSNPSSVEAESNNGYIAPQNHNKQDSNVVQAEKNVEGSVLLDEEQQEAAVPVTTTNLVSNRNSSDASLPITPFRSDQTKNRQARNGKPVKENGDHHSANGGSESGFKHCVSVIRQLESLGHIEKEFRQKFLTWYGLRATPQEIRIVKIFIDTFADDPVDLAEQLVHTFNDRVLAKRCSAVGDGASAVVKSGFCMKLWH, translated from the exons ATGGATTCTTCTGTTGATG GAGCTGCAGGTGACTCATCTAAATCCAGCGGAATGAGTGTTGAAGAGAAGATACACCTTGTCTATGAACTATCAGCGCAACCACACCTAGCCACCGAAGTGTTGCAGGCATGGAGCCGCAAAGACATTCTACAGATCCTATGCGCAGAAATGGGCAAAGAAAGAAAGTACACCGGCTTGACCAAAGTCAAGCTCATAGAGACTCTTCTAAAAACTATATCCAAGAAAAACTCTGGAGACCATGATGGGAACAAGAGAGGCTCTTCTGATTCTTTGCCTCTTCATAGAAACTCAAAGAGGCCGAGGAAGGTTGATAACCCAACTCGTTACGTGGTTCCAACGATCAGCAACGCCTCAGTGAGCTGCAACAATCTGGCTTGCAGGGCTGTAATGGGACAGGGAGATTCCTTTTGCAGAAGGTGTTCTTGCTGCATTTGTCTTAAGTATGATGATAACAAAGATCCTAGTCTCTGGTTAACGTGCAGCTCTGATCCTCCGTTTGAAGGTGATTCCTGCGGATTCTCTTGTCATCTTGAATGTGCTTTCAAGAGTGAAAAATCTGGTCTTGCAAGAGACAAGGAAGGTGAAGAAGAGTGCTGCTTCTACTGTGTCTCTTGTGGTAAACCAAACAGCTTGCTTGAGTGTTGGAAGAAGCAATTAACAATTGCTAAAGAAACCAGAAGAGTAGACGTTCTTTCCTACCGTCTTTTGTTAGTCCAGAAGCTTATAAAGGGATCCACTAAGTTCTCAAACGTCTGTGAGGTTGTGGATGAAGCTGTGAAGAGTCTTGAAGCTGACGTGGGTCCTCTCTCTGGTCTCCCTATGAAAATGGGTAGAGGGATTGTCAACAGACTAGGATCTGGACCTGATGTGCAGAAGCTTTGCTCTTCTGCTCTTGAATCTCTTCAACCACTTGAGACTAAACCTTCTTATGGTTTGAGGAATGAGGTATCTGCAGATACAGCACCAACCAAGATCAGATTCGAGGACGTTAACGCCACTTCACTCACTGTGATTCTAGCCTCTAATGATCTCACCTCACCTGCAAACATTGTTCATTACAGTATCTGGCATCGTAAGGTCACTGAGAAAGAGTACCAGGAGAAGTCTACTTGCACGTTGTTCACTCCAAACGCGAGGTTCGTTGTCTCTGGACTAGCTCCAGCGTCTGAGTATTGCTTCAAAGTTGTGTCATTCAGCGGAACCAGAGAAGTGGGTGTGGATGAGATCAATGTCTTGACTCGTAGTAGTCCTGAAGAAGTGGTCGAAAGAAGCGAGAGCCCTCTCACAAACTGCAGCACCTTGTCTTCTAACCCTTCCTCCGTTGAAGCTGAGTCCAACAACGGTTACATTGCTCCTCAGAATCACAACAAACAAGATTCCAACGTTGTGCAAGCTGAGAAGAATGTTGAAGGGAGTGTGTTGTTGGATGAGGAACAACAAGAAGCTGCTGTTCCGGTTACTACGACAAATCTTGTCAGTAACAGAAACAGTTCAGATGCGAGTTTGCCAATCACTCCCTTCAGGTCAGACCAAACCAAGAACCGTCAAGCTAGAAACGGTAAACCGGTTAAAGAAAACGGTGATCATCACTCGGCAAACGGAGGATCAGAGAGTGGTTTTAAGCATTGTGTGAGTGTTATAAGACAGCTTGAGTCTTTAGGACACATTGAGAAAGAGTTCAGACAGAAGTTTCTGACTTGGTATGGTTTAAGAGCGACGCCACAAGAGATCAGAATTGTGAAGATATTCATTGATACTTTTGCTGATGATCCTGTGGATTTAGCTGAGCAGCTTGTTCATACTTTCAACGACCGCGTTTT